The genomic DNA gccgtCGTCCTTGCGAAGAACTGGAGACGAGATGGCGCCGCGCCAGCCTACCTATGTGCCACCCTATACCAGCGCgtcgcgcgccggcgaggcccgggCCATGGCCGTCGCGGCGGGCGTTGGACACCGCCGACACGTGTGGGATTGGGAACTGAATCGGAATCTTCGACGCGCTTGATGCCCATCATCAGCCCACGAGGGCCACGAGAGCGAAGCAGAGTGGCACGTGAGCGCACGCAGGGTTGTGCCGAGCAGCAGGTCCAAAGATTCCGAGCCGAAGCTGCCGAGAGACGTACGGGTACGGCCACCCTCCCCTGTTCCAAGAGGCGAGAGATGCCCGCTGCCGCGGGCACGATCCGGCCGGCGCGTCTCGCGGCGCGCCCTCCGTCGGCCGTggccgcgcccacgccgccacgcGCCTTGATGCGTACGGAGAGCCAGAGCGGACCCGCTAATAAGTGGCAGCTCTTATATAAGCCGCGTACTGCCCGGGGATGAGTTGCTCCATATCTGACTATCTGAGGCCGCTGTAGCTTTGCCTGTACCTCGGAGCTCAGGAGGTATGTACGTACCAGTCACGGCGAGCGAGATCGATACGATGAGAAGGGATTCGGAGATGACCAAGGGCGCTCGTCGCCTGGCACTGTTCTTCTTGCTCGTCAGCGTGGCCGCTCGAGCTGTTTCTGCCGTCGTCAGCGATGGTAAGGGCTCGCGAACTAGCACTCTCTTCTGATGTTAACCTTTTGCTTTGGCCTAATAGTAGTATTGACGTGCATAAGGTCAGGTTCATGTTGAAATCATTATATTGGAACGGCTTGACCTCTAGGGTCGTCTAGATTTTCATTATACAGTCCAGGTTCGTAGAGTCCCAGTTCTAATCCTAGTTATTACATAATCTAAGAAATCCTATTTAGAGTACAGCGTTCTAGTTCTAGTCTAATATAACCCATACTCTTAACATTCCCCCTCAGTCGTAGCGGGAGCGAAGCGGACAATTGCGACTGGAATTGAAGTCTTGTGCTTCCTCGGTCTTCTCCACTTCACGGTCATCAATTGCGTCTTTGATGAATGGTCCGGCCTCTTTGGTGCCGTCCCTTGTCTCTCTTCTATTCCCTCCTGCAGTCATAACGGGAGTGTCTTTTATGCCAATGATAACACGGACGCTTTTGACTGGAGTTGTTATCGATGAGTTGATGTAGACGTAGCCGCTCATGATGATGTAGTCGCCGTGGTCGATATAGTGGTCGTCAATGTAGCCGCACATAGCCGAAGGTGTGAAAAATTTGCGCTTGTGAAAAATTTGCGCTACTTTGTAAAGACGGAGCTGCAATAATAATAGGCACCTTGCATTTGTCAGAGAATGCCATTGGGGGCGTCTTGCATATGTCAGAGGACGATGTGTCTTGCATATGTCAGAGGATGCCGTTGGAATTTAGAGTTATATGTGCCAGAGGACGATTGTGTGCATATGTCAGAGGACAAGATGTTGATCATGATGCAGTCTTTGCCATCGTAGATAACGCGATCGTTGCCGTCATTGATTGTTATGCAGAGTTGCCTGCGAGATGTCCATCTCATGGACGAAGTGGCTGCGGCTGAGTTGATGAAGACCACGTTCTTAGGACCGTCGGCGATGTATTTGTCGGTGATGATGTAGATGTGCCGCTGATGCTGCTGGTGGTTGTGTACTCGATGTATGAGCTGTGCTTGTCGTCAAGCAGCGTGAAGTTCTCCGCGGTGGCGAAGACGGCTGCCACCGCTTGCTGCACTCGAGCCCGACGTGGTCGACGCAACTTGATGCCGATGACGACGAACGTCTTGAACCGTGTGCGATGGCCGGCGACCGGCGAGACCTGAGTATCTTCACGATCTGCTTTCCCTTGACGCGTATAACAAACAAATAAACTAATCTAATCTATCTGAATTGATCTAGTTTGATTGGAGGGGTAAAAACTAGCTAAGGGATGCGACGCACCAGGAAGATCATGGAGATTGATCTCCCCAGGGCGCGCGCGAGCGGAAGGTGTAGATGGACCATGGATCTAACGAAGTTGGTCTCTATGGCTCTGTTACCACGTGTAAATCATTATATtggaatgatttttttttaccgtgccttagcacgtatttcattaaaagggaaaaaacaaTTTTACAGCAGGGTAAGGCTTTGTCATCTAGAAGGAATGACGTGCTCTAAGTAGAGAGTTCACTGGTTAGTTGCTACATGTGCACCATTGTGCGATCAATTGACAAGCACATTAGCATGAGGAGTATCTACGACAAAAGGTAACAGACTTGCGAACCTTCTAGCAATCCATGACCATGCCTCCTCTGTGATCTTGTGCACTAGCTGAGTTGttattttcttttccctgtTGAAAGTCCTTACATTGCGTTCTAGCTAAATAGACCATGATATCAGGATGACCGCTGAATCAAAGGACTTTCAGCGTACCTTGTTGATCCTTTTCGCGATGCCATCCACCAATCAACGAGAGTTAGGTTTGGTGCTGAAGGAGCCAATTGACCCCGGATAAAACAGAATGCCACACTTGTTTAGAATAGGAGCAGTTAACCATCAGGTGGTTTGTAGTCTGTGATTCTTGCTCGCAAAGAACACAGGCGTCGTCATTATGAAGATTATGTTTCTTTCGCCTCGAAGCTGTCCAACAACGACCATGCAGAGCAAGCCATACAAAGAATTTGCATTTGGCAGGGGCTCTAGATTTCCAAAGGATTTTTGCTTCAGGGATGGCGTACTGTCCAATAAAAGAAGGCTCTGTATGCCGAAGCCGTGGAGAAGCTGTGATCTCCTGTCCATTTCCAAACTCTAGGGTCGTCTGGACTTTCATTATATAGTCCAGGTTCATAGAGTCCCAGTTCTAATCCTATTTACATAATCTGAGTCCTATTCAGAGTACAGTGTCCTAGTTCTAGTCTAATACACTCGTACTCTAACAAGACATTTTATTTGTTCACCTTCTGGCGTTCAGCAGCTACGTTCGTCTAGCATTTCTTCTTCTGTGATGCTATCGAAGTTACTGTGATTTATCCTCTTGTTGGTTAGAGTTTATCTTAACATCCAATAAGTCACTGtgcttcatctttttttttcgtgCATGTTATTATGCTTTATCCTCTTGTTGGTTAGAGCTGGCGTTGACTTACCAGTGCTGCAGCACTATATCCTTATTCCTTCATGGTAGTGGCCTATCCAAGATTCCGATTGCCTGATTGACATCTAGCTAGCTCATATGCATGATACAAATTTGACTTTATAACTACAGCAGGTGACACGGTGCCAGTCACATGGCGTGCGCTGCAGAGTTCACATACATCATGCACAAGCTAGGATGTGCACAAGGAAGAGTGCATATACATCATGTGTTAGTCCGAATAACATAATTGCGAAATGGTTTTTCCATGGTTTGACCGTAAAATTTCGGTTTGGGCGTAGATCTAATTAGGGTTTGTCAAACCAGCAGTACGGATGATTTACTCGGCACCTCTGATTCACTGTTGACAAACCACTTTCCGGAATCTGTTTCGAATTTCTGACAGCTGGACCGATGATGTCGTGCAGGCCTGTTACCAAATGGCAACTTCGAGCAAGGGCCGAACAAGTCCGAGATGAACGGCACCCGGGTGAAGGACCGCGACGCCATACTGCACTGGGAGATCTATGGGTTCGTGGAGTACATCGAGTCCGGCCACACGCAGGAGGACATGAtcctgccggtgccggagggcGACCGGGCCGTGCGGCTGGGCAACGACGCAACCATCCGTCAGAAGCTATGCGTCACCCGGCAAGCCTACTACTCCATCACCTTCACGGCCGCGCGGTCATGCGCCCAGGCCGAGGCGCTCAACGTGTCCGTCACCCCGGACTTCGGCGTCCTCCCCATCCAGACGGTGTACACCAGCAGCGGCTGGGACTCCTACTCCTGGGCCTTCAAGGCCAAGCACAGCTCCGTGTGGCTGTCCATCCACAACCCCGGCCACGAGGACAACCCGGCGTGTGGGCCCCTCATCGACTCCATCGCCATCAAGAACCTCCACCCTCCCCATCACACCCCGGGTAATCTCTCGACACCGAGAGTCTAGTCTATATGAAGATTATTCAACTTGTTgtccggtaaaaaaaaaataaccatGTATACGTGCGTGATAACAGTCCAACTCGATCGTGCAGTCAACATGTTGAGGAACGGTGACTTTGAGGAGGGGCCCTACATCTTCCCCGACGTGCCGTGGGGCGTCCTGGTGCCGCCGATGTCGGAGGACCTGTACTCGCCGCTGCCGGGATGGATGGTCCTGTCGGACACCAAGGTGGTCAAGTACGTGGACGCGGCGCACCACGCGGTGCctcgcggcgcgcgcgccgtgGAGCTGGTGGCCGGCATGGAGTGCGCGCTGGTGCAGGAGGTGCGCACCGTGCCCGGGCGGTGGTACAGGCTCTCCTTCTCCGTCGGCGACGGGGCCAACGGGTGCGGCGGGTCCCTGGGCGTGGACGCGTACGCGGGGAAGGCGACGACCAAGGTGTCGTACGAGTCCCGCGGCACCGGCGGGCACAGGCGCGTCGACCTGGACTTCGCGGCGGCCGAGAACCTGACGCGCATCGTGTTCCACAGCTCCAACTACCACATGAAGTTCGACGGCACGCTGTGCGGCCCGGTCGTCGACGACGTCTCCCTCGTGGCCGTGCACAAGCACGCTGCCCGCCGGCTGCGCATGTAGGGCGCCGTCTCAAAGTGTCCTATGGTGTGCGTTTGATGCGGCCGTTCCTGGGCCTGTCCAAGACTTCAAGTATCCGTAGTGCTCCCGAAACTATGCCACTTTGGCTGGAGGGTGCAAGACTTGATGTCGAACTAGATCAAGATGAGATGTTGAGCTAGAGTTTAAAGATGCGCTGATTAAATGCTGATATGTTTAGTTGTTCTGCTTGTTGGAAATACCTGTCAATTTCAGACTGGAATTTGCATTTGTTAGCATGCTCGAGGGCACATGAATACATGATGTACATCTGTGTCAGGCTGTTGACTCCCAGAAATGACAAATAAACAGGAGTAACGTTTCCAGGCATGTGCCATGCACGTTATTTACAGGTTTTATACAACTGTAGAATTGCACTGGGTGCATGATGCATGCCCTGATGCCCCTGGACTGTAGTTTAAGTCAGCCAGTGCAATTAGTCAACAGCTTAGAGCTCCCATCTTCCTTTTGGATCGACCTAGGCGGAGAAATATTCAGTATTGATCAGCATTTCTCAAAAATAAAGTTTCAATTAGAATCTGTTTGGAAATATATCCTGTTCGACAATTAACTGGACGGTTAGGTTAGAGGGACCACAATTTAACACTTTATTTTTTAGAGGCCACGGGGGATCAGAGTCCCCAACTGAATAATTTTCCACTTATGCCGCCGGAGCTAGGAATAGACCGCGTCGGGCACCAATATATGATCGGGGCATAACCCTAGAGATATAAAGGAGGACAGGTGAGAGGAGAACATGAACACCACGGCACAACCGGGACGCaacaaagaaaagagagaaacaaTTCAAAGACAAGCCATGACACAAGCTAAAAAACGACACAATCTAACAGTTAACTAGCTATTTTGTTTGAAATAAGACAAAACCATTTGAGTGCATGGATTATTAGAACTCGGTCTGTTTCCTGCATGATGACCTTTGTATATTTGATTGGGAAATACTGTATATGGTGCCAGCATTTAAAGTTTGTAGCTAGGAATTCTGAAGTATAGTAGAAGTCCATCAAGAACTTTGACACTTGAGCAAAGCTTCTCATGAATAACTAGAAAAACTCCAAATTATTCCCATGAAATGGTTGCAATAGAAAATAATATATGTTGCAGAAATATGCGATGAACAATAGAATTATACCACGATATGTGTAGCACAATAAAATACCTGTGGCTAACCATCCCATGGCAAATGCACATATACATTGAGTAGTCCAACAGTTATTATCTAAAAAACAGTTAAACCGAAAAGTTAACAAGTTATAGACTCATATTGCTTCccttattattttttgttcatgGATATATAGCGAAAGGATAACAGAATTTTGGAAGCAAACACATGTCAAGAACATATAACACATCACGCGCCCAACAAAACTAGCAGACGCAGAGTAAATATCAAAATACTTATTATGAGCTTTTTCTCCCGAGTCCTGACTAGGCGTGAAACAAGCTAGCCGGTCGGAAGAAGCTAGACAACTGTTGTGGCAAACGTAATACGTGCATGCTCGATGATGATGGCCTGTACTCTCAGGTCCGGACGATCTCTCTAGTGCCCGGGGCCTCTAGGGCTCGGCCCCTGGGTGagctgcgccacccacgccatGATCAGCGACCTCGCCCTCTCGTGCAGCGCGGGGTGGTCGGCGTACTGCCCCAGCCTGGCCGCCTCGACGGCAGTAAGAAGAGTGGACGAGAGAGCCACGGCGAGCAGCAGAAATGTGAGGACTATTCCTCTCAGCTGGGACGTCATGGTGGGCGAGATCGAGGTTGAAGAAGCCCTAGCTACTTGCTTCTGCTGACCTTGTCAGCGCTAAGTGTTTGTGCTATACGTGAGTAGTTGTGGCTGGCCAGCTTCTGTGGCATGTCTCTATTTATAAAGCCTGCAAGATTGCACGAGAGAATGTGCTTGCATTGTGTGCAAGCTTAAAAAGAAGCCTGGGCCTATAGCTACATGCTGCTGAATCGCTTGGATGCAACGAATCTTTGATATGAGAGTTTGCCATAACTGCGGCAGGAAAAACGAGGTCGATCGCTCGTCTTTTCACGCGCGGACAGTGGACAGTTTGCGGTAGGGAAGTGCGCGGTCGACCAGTAGGCCAACTAGAGCTGCAGTTTGTTGTACGCAGCATGGTCCGTTGGCATATGGCGCCGGCCAGATCATGTGACCGAAGCACGGTACGGTTAAACTGTGCTGAAGTTCTTATGAACAGTTAGGCAAATAATATCCGTATCAAGATCAagagatattttttttaaatggtCCTTAAATCAACATGGTTTATTCACAGCTCGTTCTATGTATAGAGCGATAGCTGCTACCGATGTTATACCTCGTAACCATATTATTTGGAAGTTAAAAGTGCCGCTTAAAATTAAAGAGGGATCATCCTAACCAAGGACAACCTAGCCAAAAGGCGATGGAAAGGAAGTGTTAAATGTTATTTTTCAACTTGGATGAGTTAATTTAACATCTCTTCTTTGATTGATACAGGTTTCTTTTAACTTACCTCCTCCGAGAAATGTTGCTCATTTGTTTAATGTCATTTGTTTAATGAGTGGTTACAAGGGCTAGATAGGAAACTCAAGTATCAGGTCTTGGTTGGAACATGCGCCATTCTTTGGTCAATTTGGCTAACCTGAAATGATGAGATTTTTAATAGAACACGAGCTTTCTCTTCTTTGCAAGTGATCTTCAGGGGAACACACTAGATCCGGTTCTAGGTGCTACTGCAAAAAGAGGAAGACAGACCCCGAATAAATTTGGGGTGTCGTGTGCTTGAATCGAGAGTGATGGAGCATTTCGCGAATCATGGATGGAGTTTTAGTGGCAGACTATCTTTTACTTTACTTTTTATTTTTGGTTTTGAGGAACTATGTGCTACAGTTCTTCTCTTGCTTTTGGCTTAATTCGTGGGTTGTAACGTTTGATACAGAGGCTGGAATATGGTGTCGTGTGCTTGAATCGAGAGTGATGGAGCATTTCACGAATCATGGATGGAGTTTTAGTGGCAGACTATCTTTTACTTTACTTTTTGTTTTTTGGTTTTGAGGAACTATGTGCTACAGTTCTCCTCTTGCTTTTGGCTTAATTCGTGGGTTGTAACGTTTGATTCAGAGGCTGGAATATTAATACATGTtcccttttctaaaaaaaaatccgTATCAAGAATCTGCTTAGCTGAGCGAGAGCCACTAGTTTTCAGCAGTCTTGATCAGTAGTTCAATTCTGTGTGGAGCTCAGCATTTGACAGGTAGTACTAGCGTCGTAGCAAATTCTTCTCTCAGAATGCATTTGAGTTCAAGTACCATTTAAACGGGCATCAATTCTCAGAATTTGCACCGGTAAATTGCTATATTCAGATTAAGCATTTTGGTGGCCACTTTTTGGTTTTGTTTTCCGTTCCAATTTGTACCTTGGTAGCACTGTATCAATATTTAAGACTAATCTGTTATAGTCTCAGGGATATAATCCCAGTTTTACTCACTCCAAATGAGTACTATAAGACGGTTAAACAACCCCTACAAGAAGCAAGAGAGGAGGTTCAGAGGGTACTCTCCCAATCTCATCGCGCCATCTACGCTATCTATTTTTTTCACTTCCTCCCATTTCCCACATGAACATGCACGCTGCGCCGGGCCGAAAGAGTACGCGAGGCGCTACTGGGCTAGACTCATCACGCGGTCGCATTTAGAGCTCTCGGAAATTTAGGCGGGCGATGGAAGTTTGATCCGGATCGGACGCCTCCACCCTCCCCCCGCCATTGTTTACCTTCCCCGACGCGCACCGTCGTGGGGGTGTGTGGGTTTCAGGGCACGGGCAGGCGCCAGGCAGCGCCAAGCACAAGAGCCCGCAATCTCGCGCGCCttgccgccccgcgcgcgcgcgacaCCCACCACGGAGTACCAGAACTAACTGACCTATACCCGTAGCCGTGCATGGCCTATGTGGCCCTTGGTCCCGATCATTGACCCTATGCTATTTCTCTATGAGCTACATGCCGGTCGGTGGTCGAGACTGGTTGAAATTTGAAAAGGGTTGCAACGTCGTACTAACGTCTCTACCTGTCTTCCACTTGCAGCAAGGAGCAACATGAACGTGAaccctatttttctttttccttttttttttgaaaagttagTATGGACGATGGACGCtcactctctctccccctctctagagagagagagagagagtttttTTTAGAGCATCTAGAGAGAGAGTTAGGAGGAAAGTATGGACTGCAAGTATGGAACATGACTGGCCCGGTTCATCAACATGATGGCAAGTGGCCCAAACCACATTGTGGGCCAGACCTTGCTTAATCAGTAGCCCACCCAGCACATTAACCAACCACCAGTGCAAATTTTACGGCCCAGCCCAGTTATCTGACAGAAAAGGAAGAGCTACTCCCGAAGCCCAGCACCCATCATCGTCACCATCCAACCACACAGTCCGCGCTCCACACCACCAATCCGAGATGGGCCTGAGTCCCTCCAAGCGCGTGGACGCCGCGCTGCGGCGCGCGCCGgcgttcgccgccgcctgcgacgCCGCCTTCGACCGGTGCCTCGCGGACGCGCAGGGCGCCTTCGGGGGCGTCCGCCGGTACCagctcgccgacgccgcggcgcaCCTCCACTCGTCGCTCCGCGCGTCCGTCCCGCTGGTCCGGCGCTGggtgccctcgccgccgccccgcgcccgcgtcgacGCCGCGCTCCGCGCATCGGGGCTCGAGGGCGAGGGGGAGCTCTCCCGGCCCCAGTTCGGGGGGTTCGCCGCTGAGCTGTTCAGGGAGGCCGTgctggccggcgcggcggaggcggcgctcgtgcgcgcccccgccgccgcggccgggatCGTCGGGGTGGGGCTGgtggcgcgcgccgcgcccgcggtgGTCGGGAGGGTCGTCGCCGTGTACGCCGCGGGTGTCGCCGCCGCGGTTTACCTCAGCCTGGGCTAGGTTTCCCTTGTGTGTTGCCGCGGTACCTGCTGGACTGTATGTACAAGGATCCACTTCTGCAGTTCTGATGTGTTGTTGTGTTCAGGTCTGAATTCAACGGCAGTTGTTGCAAAAATAATGCGTACTTGCGTAGTATGATCAGATTCCATTAAAATGGCATTGAATCGGCTGTGCTCTGCGGCTCTGCCTCTGCTTCTCTGACCGAGATGCTGCCAAACACGATGATCAGGTGGCTCTGGATGATCAGGCTTGCGCGCAGGACCTGTCTACAGATCGATCATGACGGCAGCGGGCGATCCAAGCTGTGCTTTCACCGATTTTGTCTGAATCATCCAAGATTCGGAGTGTTACTGAAACAACTATGTCACTACGTGTGCAGTCATAGGTTGTTGCTTCCACCATGCTGGATTGACTTATATCTTGCGATGCATGAACTGAAACTCGACAATCCAGCATCCACGGTGCGCTTTATCAGCATTCAGCGCCATGCCTAGCTTGTGCGTGCGCTGGTAATTGAAGGAAATCGAATTAGTTCAGGGCTTCAGAGAATCAGAGGTACCGCATGGAAGCGGAAACAGATCAAACAAGGAGTTTGGTGTCTCTAACCCCTGTGTTCCACAGAAAAAGGGATTCTGCAATCCTCAATGGGCCGTCTGAAGCAGAAAGACGATGCCCTACGACGACACTGCACTGCACACCACACGTGTAGTTGCACTAAgtaagcatcaaggcatattaCCAAATGGGCCGAGCATGGAcactgcagcctgcaggggCTGGCTACTGTAACGTGCGACCTCCACCGTTTTTGTTCGTGGCCTACTGCTGTTCCCTGCTGGCAGGAGATGCAGGATACGGCGCGTGCACTCGTATGGTCGGTCCATGCAGTAGGGCACAGCACTTTAAGAATGTCCCCGCACCACACGTGTTCTGACCTCTCCTTGCAGTTGCAGTAACAGCAGCCAGGAACCAATAAACCATTTGCTGCAGAAACACAGACTGCACCTGCATTGCATATATTCGGAATGCTTCTGCAATGTAACACCAGGTGAGCGATGATATCTCAACATCTTCTAGTAGTAGTAAGTACCCGGTACTTTGCCGTTGCAGGTCacaaacaaacaacttttctgCTAGCTGGAGTACTGGAGTATACCTTCTTCCAGATAAACGTCGgttgtttggatgctaattaggagtactaaagtttaacacccgtcacatcggatgtttggatgctaattagaagtattaaacatagactaattacaaaactaattgcacagatggagtgtaattcgccagacgaatctattaagcctaattagtccatgatttgacaatgtggtactacagtaaccatttgctaatgatggattaattaggcttaatagattcttctcgtgaattagcacagggttctgcaattagttttataattagctcatatttagttctcctaattagcatccgaacatccgatgtgatactgttaaagtttaacacctcatatCAAACACCCCGTAGGTAGCGACCGTGGCCGGAGCCCCGGGCTTCCACAGTTACACTGACAGACAAGCGCACCTGACGACTGAACCAAATGGCCAAATGCGGTAAAGGAGCCATCCAGCACCGCCCACCTAACTCGTGGCCTAGTCGCCACGCCGAGCCAAGCGACGCCGGGTTGGGGAATATCCTCCTATTCCAGCTCACGCGCCGCCGCGCGTAGCGGTTGGTGCGGTGCCGCCGTCACATGGCCGCGGCCAGCGTACCCCCACCACTTGCGGACTCGCCGAGCCGCGAGCGACCTCGCCGCGCGTCGTCGTTGGCAGTGGTGCCGAGCCGCCGAGCGCGGGCGTTGCCAGCCGAAAACAATTGCATGCCACCGCGCGCCAGGCTGATGGCTCTCCCTCTGCTCTGCTGATGTCTGTCCGCCTCGACGGTCTCGCGAGAGCAGCTTTCTTCTCCGTCTGACAGGCACACATTTAACGGTCCGGAACGGATGGATCGGAGCGGACGATTCGCCCTCGCCCTGCCCCATCATTGATGCTGTTTCACGGGCTTGGACAAGATGATCGGTGTAGGTTTCCGTGCTGTACTATATGTGTCATTGTTCTacactttcttttcttttccgctGCGGCATTTCTGTCGGTGTCGTTCACGCCAACTCGGAGTGTTTCAGGTTCTTCCTAGTCTGACTGTCACTTCTGACCGGCTAGCTAGGCACGAGCAGGACAGTAAAATAACTCCATACCACAGTCGGGCGTGTGGCCAGCACAAGCATCAACGGTTAAAACGTGAGAAAAACCAGAACCGTGTAGTATAGCCTCCGACTTAGGTAATTCTAAGTGTGGGAACTGGGAACTGAAAAGGGAAAAGGTAGTCACACCCTTGTGACTTGGGGCCTTTGCTTTCAGCTTCATCGGTGATCTCCTTTTGCTCGTCCCTGGTGTGG from Setaria italica strain Yugu1 chromosome VII, Setaria_italica_v2.0, whole genome shotgun sequence includes the following:
- the LOC101762525 gene encoding uncharacterized protein LOC101762525 isoform X1 yields the protein MYVPVTASEIDTMRRDSEMTKGARRLALFFLLVSVAARAVSAVVSDGLLPNGNFEQGPNKSEMNGTRVKDRDAILHWEIYGFVEYIESGHTQEDMILPVPEGDRAVRLGNDATIRQKLCVTRQAYYSITFTAARSCAQAEALNVSVTPDFGVLPIQTVYTSSGWDSYSWAFKAKHSSVWLSIHNPGHEDNPACGPLIDSIAIKNLHPPHHTPVQLDRAVNMLRNGDFEEGPYIFPDVPWGVLVPPMSEDLYSPLPGWMVLSDTKVVKYVDAAHHAVPRGARAVELVAGMECALVQEVRTVPGRWYRLSFSVGDGANGCGGSLGVDAYAGKATTKVSYESRGTGGHRRVDLDFAAAENLTRIVFHSSNYHMKFDGTLCGPVVDDVSLVAVHKHAARRLRM
- the LOC101762525 gene encoding uncharacterized protein LOC101762525 isoform X2 — protein: MYVPVTASEIDTMRRDSEMTKGARRLALFFLLVSVAARAVSAVVSDGLLPNGNFEQGPNKSEMNGTRVKDRDAILHWEIYGFVEYIESGHTQEDMILPVPEGDRAVRLGNDATIRQKLCVTRQAYYSITFTAARSCAQAEALNVSVTPDFGVLPIQTVYTSSGWDSYSWAFKAKHSSVWLSIHNPGHEDNPACGPLIDSIAIKNLHPPHHTPVNMLRNGDFEEGPYIFPDVPWGVLVPPMSEDLYSPLPGWMVLSDTKVVKYVDAAHHAVPRGARAVELVAGMECALVQEVRTVPGRWYRLSFSVGDGANGCGGSLGVDAYAGKATTKVSYESRGTGGHRRVDLDFAAAENLTRIVFHSSNYHMKFDGTLCGPVVDDVSLVAVHKHAARRLRM
- the LOC101765608 gene encoding uncharacterized protein LOC101765608, with protein sequence MGLSPSKRVDAALRRAPAFAAACDAAFDRCLADAQGAFGGVRRYQLADAAAHLHSSLRASVPLVRRWVPSPPPRARVDAALRASGLEGEGELSRPQFGGFAAELFREAVLAGAAEAALVRAPAAAAGIVGVGLVARAAPAVVGRVVAVYAAGVAAAVYLSLG